Genomic DNA from Ruminococcus sp. OA3:
AATCCTCCAGGGGGTTACCGAGGGAGAAAGCCTTGCGGTGAGCGGAGTATATACGGAACATTCTCTGTACGGCCAGCAGTTCAAGGTTGAAGAATACGAAATCCGCGCACCAAAAGATGCGGCGGCTATCGAGAGGTATCTGGGGTCCGGTGCGGTAAAAGGCATTGGAACTGCATTGGCGGCGCGCATTGTCAGGCGTTTTGGGGATGACACGATGCGCATCATGGAGGAAGAGCCTGAGCGGCTGGCAGAGATCAAGGGAATCAGTGAAAAAAAGGCGCGGGAGATTGCGGTACAGTTGGAAGAGAAAACAGAGCTTCGCAGTGCGATGCTCTTTCTTTCAAAGTACGGAATCTCCATTTCTTTAGGTGTGAAAATATATAATCATTACGGCGAAAGGATTTACAGTGTTCTCAAAGAAAACCCATACCGTATGGCGGAGGAGATTCAGGGGATCGGATTTAAAATTGCGGATGAGATTGCCGGTAAAGCAGGGATACATACAGACTCAGAGTTCAGAATCAGAAGCGGACTGCTCTATATCCTTGCACAGGCCGCAGCAGAGGGACATTGTTATCTTCCTAAGGGACAACTGCTGTACCGCGCTTCGGGACTGCTGGGAATTGAGCCACAGTATATTGAAAAATATATTATGGATCTGGCGATTGAGCGTAAAGTTGTTCTGCAGGAACTTCCGAAAGAATACAATCCCGTAACACAGGAGGAGGAAGCTGATACGGCAGTATATGCCGCACAATACTATTATCTGGAGCTGAATGCTGCAAGAATGCTCTGTGAGTTGAATGTCCGGTGTGAGGAGGATGAAGGAATCATCCGAAGAAAACTGGAGAAAATTGAATCTGCATATGATTATTCGCTGGATGAACGCCAGCGTCAGGCGGTAGTGGAGGCAGCAGGAAATGGACTGCTTATACTGACGGGAGGTCCCGGCACGGGTAAGACAACGACGATCAATGCGATCATCCGTTATTTTGCTTCTGAGCAGATGGATATCTGTCTGGCAGCTCCGACGGGACGTGCTGCAAAAAGGATGACGGAAGCTACGGGATACGAGGCACAGACGATTCACAGGCTGCTTGAATTATCGGGAGGGGTTGAGGAGTCTTCAGCCAATATTCATTTCGAACGTAATGAGCAGAATCCCATTGATTCGGATGTAGTAATCATCGATGAAATGTCCATGGTGGATATCCACCTGATGCACGCTCTGCTGTCTGCTGTCACCGTCGGGACGCGTCTCGTTCTTGTCGGTGATATGAACCAGCTTCCCAGCGTCGGACCTGGAAGTGTATTGAAGGATCTGATCCGCTCAGAAACTTTCTGCGTGGTAGAATTAAATAAAATCTTCCGCCAGGCATCTAAAAGTGATATTGTCGTAAATGCCCATCGAATCAATGCGGGGGAGGAAGTCTCACTGGATAATCACAGTGAGGATTTTTTCTTCCTGAAGCGCTATGATGCTGATATCATTATCCGTGTGGTCATCGCACTGATTCAGGATAAACTTCCGCGTTACGTTGACGCCAGGCCGCAGGACATTCAGGTGCTTACTCCGATGCGAAAAGGCCTGCTTGGTGTTGATCGGCTGAATGGTATCCTGCAGAAGTACCTGAATCCCGCTTCTGACGAGAAACAGGAAAAAGAATACGGAGGGGGGCTGTTTCGGGAAGGTGACAAGGTTATGCAGATTAAGAATAATTATCAGCTGGAATGGGAGATCCGCGGGAAGCATGGTATTGTTGCAGAGAGCGGTGTCGGTGTATTCAACGGGGATCTTGGGATCATCAGCAGGATCAATCATTTTGCGGAGACCCTCTGCGTAGAATTTGAAGAAGGCAGATTTGTGGATTATGCGTTCAAGCAGCTGGATGAGCTGGAACTTGCGTATGCGATCACGATTCACAAATCACAGGGAAGTGAATATCCGGCTGTCGTGCTTCCGATCCTTTCGGGTCCCCGCATGCTGCTGAACCGCAATCTTCTCTACACGGCAGTCACGAGGGCCAGAAAATGTGTAACTGTAGTCGGAAGTGACCAGATGTTCCGTGAGATGATACATAATGAGTCGGAGCAGAAACGATATACGTCACTGGATCTACGGATTCGGGAGATGAAGATTTAGGAGGGGACAGTAAGGCGCCGGGGAGAAAGGACGCTTTATGAAAATCAGTGAGTGGATACTAGGATGTATCTATCCGGCCAGATGTGTGGTATGCGACGGGGTAATCGGATTGAAGAGCGGGAACGTCTGTCCCGGCTGTGTGGAGAAGCTTTCTGTGATGGAAGGCTTTCACTGCGGATACTGTGGAAAATTCATTGACCGGGAAGAGGAGGAATACTGTGACGACTGCAGGAGGTTTTGCCATATATTTGATGAAGGATACGGTGTTTTTCCCTACAGCGGCTGGGTGAAGGATTCTATGATGCGCTTCAAATTCCACGGGAGGAAAGAATACGGGGAATTCTATGGCAGGGCTATGGCGGCAGCGGGAGAGGGAAGGATTCGCCGATGGAAACCACAGGTCATCATCCCGGTACCGATGTACAGGAAAAAAGAGCGTATGAGAGGATACAACCAGGCTGATGTGCTGGCACGGAATCTGGGAAAGCATACAGAACTCCCGGTACGCACCGATCTGGTGAAAAGGGTTCATGAGACAAAACCACAGAAAGAACTGACGCGCGACATGCGAAGAAAAAACCTGGCTGGGGCGTTTGCGGTTGAAAACCATGCGGGCAGTTACAGTCGGGTTCTGCTGGTGGATGACATCTATACGACGGGCAGCACTGCGGATGCAGTGGCATCCGGGCTGAAGCAAAAAGGCGTAAATTCAGTCTTTGTAATGACCGCCTGTACCGGACATGGTTTTTAAAAAGAACTTTTCATAGAACAGTATCTATGCTACAATTAGTGATGTATTAGAAGATTTGAAATGACTTTGAGGAAGGCTTATGTTAGATCAGAATCGTATTCGCCTTATGACGAATCTTGCACGTTACGAAGACGGAGCAGGGAAAGAAGATCTGCGGATCAGTAAGTATTACCGCAGTGATTATATTGGGATTGGACTGCTGAAGAACTTTATACTTACCACGATTGGATATTTTCTCGTGTGGGGGGCCATCATTGCATATAATATGGAATACCTGCTGGATAATCTTCATAAAGTAAATATGTCGGTGGTAATTCTGGAATTTGTGATCGGATATTTATTATTCCTGGTCCTGTATTCTGTTGTTACATATATCAGAAAACGCCGCAGGTATGAAGAAGCGAGGGAAAATGTGAAAAATTATTATGACGGTTTGAATGAACTGGCCCGGCTCTACGGACAGGACGAGCAGAGAGGGAAGAAGAAGGAGCCGCGGGGAGGTGTCCATTCATGACGTTTTTTTTAGAATTTAAAGAAAAGTTAAAATCATTTTATACAAAATGCAGTGCGTATCTGAACCCTGTACTGAAATTTGGCCTTGCATTGATTGTATTTATCAATATCAATATGATGCTGGGCTTTCTTCCGCAGCTGAACAGTGTTTTTGTAGTGTTGATTCTTGCTCTTTTGTGTGCGATTCTGCCGATAACGGCGATTATGGTCTTTGGATGTTTTCTGATCGTCGGTCACTGTTACGCTATCGGAATTGAAGTTGCGGCGTTCGCGTTAATCCTGCTCCTTCTTCTGATGATCCTGTATCTGAGATTTTCCCGCAGAGATGCTCTTGCACTTGTCCTGACCCCCCTGGCGTTTCAGCTTCAGATACCGTGTGCAATTCCTGTTGCTTATGGCCTGACGGGAAATGCAGGATCCTGTGTATCGGTTTCCTGCGGGGCCGTATTGTATTATTTTATGCGTCTTGTCAGTGACAAAGCGGTTCTGCTTCAGGATGGTGAGATAAAAGAGCTTGCGCAGAGGCTGACAACACTTCTCGACGGACTGGTGCAGAACCAGGAAATGTGGATGACTGTGATCGCATTTGTTGCTGTGACACTGGTTGTCTATTGTATCCGGAGAGCATCGGCTGACTATGCGTGGACGATTGCGATCTTTAGCGGCGGGGTTCTGTATCTGATCCTTATGATCATAGGTGGATTTTTCCTGGATATGACAGGGTCGATCGCTGTACTGATCGCAGGCACTGCAGTATCCGTAATCCTGCTGCTGATCCTGGAATTTTTTGTATTTAATGTGGATTATTCCAGGGCAGAATATCTGCAGTATGAGGACGATGAGTACTACTATTACGTGAAAGCGATTCCCAAGATGAGGATTTCCAGGCCGGAGCGATCCGTTAAAACGATCGAGGCGGACAATGATATCCCCGAAAATCTGGAAGACAAGTTGGAAAAGTCGCTGAAAGATATTCATATCCATTGAAAGATATGAAATTAACTCTAAACTGGAATCTGGAAAAAACTATGGAAAGGAAGTGACTGCGTGGAAAAATATATTGAATTGCTGAAGCGGTACTGGGTTAATCTTTCTCTTCCAAAGTCCATAGAAGTTATAGACATTATACAGATCCTTCTGATTACGGTGTTTGTTTATTATTTGATGCTGTGGGTAAAAAGTACCCGTGCATATACGCTGCTCAAAGGACTGATGATGGTAGTCGTATTTCTGATACTTGCCTACCTGCTTCATATGGATGTTCTCATTTGGATTTTTACAAATCTCGGTGTCGTGGCAATCACTGCACTGATCATTATCTTCCAGCCGGAACTCAGAAGGGCGCTGGAACAGCTGGGTGAAAAGAACATGATAAACTCACTGCTACGCTTTGACAATACGAAAGTTGAGGAATGGAAGATCAGTGATACGACGATCAACGAACTGATACGCGCGGCGTATGATATGGGTGAAGTGAAGACGGGCGCGCTGATCGTTATTGAAAATAATGTGATACTGCGGGAATATGAAAAGACAGGAATTCCGCTGGATTCGGTTCTGACAAGTCAGCTGCTGATCAATATTTTTGAACATAATACCCCGCTCCATGACGGAGCTGTCATTGTGAGACATAACAGGGTAGTGGCCGCGACGTGTTATCTGCCGCTTTCCGACAATCTGACACTGAACAAAAATCTGGGAACGAGACACAGAGCCGGTGTCGGAATCAGTGAGGTCAGCGATGCGCTGACGATCATCGTATCCGAGGAGACCGGAAACGTTTCCTATACACTGGGAGGTAAGATTTACACAGGCGCAGCGCCGAATGAATTGAGAGAACAGCTCTATAAGCTTCAGAAAAAAAATCCGGGGGATGAGACTGGCAGGAAAAAATGGAGAGGGAGGGTGAAAAATGCAGAAAAAACTCACAAATAACCTGCTCCTGAAGATTGTGTCAGTTGTGATCGCGGTAGTCGTTTGGCTGATCATAGTAAATATCAACGACCCGGTGGTTGTCAGAAGTTATAACGTTCCTGTGACGATCCAGAATGGAGCGTACATCGAGAGCGGAGGAAAGACATATCTGGTGGATGACGAGCAGCAGATGGCGACTGTCATCCTCAAGGGGAACAGCTCTGTGGTTGAGAACAGGTTAAAAGATATCGTCGCCGTTGCCGATCTGACTCAGATCGTCAACATGGATACGACGCCGGTCATGGTGCCGATCACGGCGACATGTGACAGGGTGCCGGTTGAAAACATTACGGTCATCCCGAAGACGATGGCGATCCAGATCGAAGATGTTGAGAGCAAGGACTTTACCATCAGCGTCAATGTGGAGAATGACAAACAGGGAAAAGGATATGAAGTGGGGACGGCGGAGGCCTCTCCGGAGAAAGTGACGATATCCGGGCCGGCTTCCCTGATCGGAAAAATCGACCGGGTCGACGCTACTGTGAACGCTGCAGATATTACCCAGGATACGACGGTGACATCCAGCCTTAAGGTGATCGACAAGAATCAGGATTTCATTTCAGATACAAAGATGAGTTACCTGAAATTTGATATTGGAGAACCGGTGGTGGATGTGCATGTGGATCTCTGGTCGGTCCGGGATGAAGTAAAACTGAACGTGAACTACATGGGAGAACCTGCCGAGGGGTATCAGATCGGCAATGTTTCAATCACCCCGTCTACGATTTCTGTTGCCGGAACGGATGAAGCACTTGCAAATCTTGCACAGAACGGGTATACGATCGACCTTCCGGCGGGTGCCGTCGTGGTTGACGGACAGGATAAAGACTTTGAGACAAAACTGAATCTTTCGGATTATATGCCGGATGGCCTCAGAGTGACAAATAATGTGAAAACGGCGATCGTCAATATGAGTATTATACCGATCGGAAGCAAACAGCTGACGCTGCAGACAAAGAATATTAATGTGCAGAATCTGGACAGTAATCTCAGAGTCGTCTTTGATACGGATAAGCTGGTGATTGGGGTTAAAGCCGATGACATTACACTGGGGGCATTGACAGAAAGCGCGGTGTCCATGAGTGTGGATATGAGAGATATGGGATCCGGTGATTA
This window encodes:
- a CDS encoding ATP-dependent RecD-like DNA helicase — protein: MQDTIEGYVESIIFRNEENGYTVFNLMTDGSPLTCTGILQGVTEGESLAVSGVYTEHSLYGQQFKVEEYEIRAPKDAAAIERYLGSGAVKGIGTALAARIVRRFGDDTMRIMEEEPERLAEIKGISEKKAREIAVQLEEKTELRSAMLFLSKYGISISLGVKIYNHYGERIYSVLKENPYRMAEEIQGIGFKIADEIAGKAGIHTDSEFRIRSGLLYILAQAAAEGHCYLPKGQLLYRASGLLGIEPQYIEKYIMDLAIERKVVLQELPKEYNPVTQEEEADTAVYAAQYYYLELNAARMLCELNVRCEEDEGIIRRKLEKIESAYDYSLDERQRQAVVEAAGNGLLILTGGPGTGKTTTINAIIRYFASEQMDICLAAPTGRAAKRMTEATGYEAQTIHRLLELSGGVEESSANIHFERNEQNPIDSDVVIIDEMSMVDIHLMHALLSAVTVGTRLVLVGDMNQLPSVGPGSVLKDLIRSETFCVVELNKIFRQASKSDIVVNAHRINAGEEVSLDNHSEDFFFLKRYDADIIIRVVIALIQDKLPRYVDARPQDIQVLTPMRKGLLGVDRLNGILQKYLNPASDEKQEKEYGGGLFREGDKVMQIKNNYQLEWEIRGKHGIVAESGVGVFNGDLGIISRINHFAETLCVEFEEGRFVDYAFKQLDELELAYAITIHKSQGSEYPAVVLPILSGPRMLLNRNLLYTAVTRARKCVTVVGSDQMFREMIHNESEQKRYTSLDLRIREMKI
- a CDS encoding CdaR family protein, which encodes MQKKLTNNLLLKIVSVVIAVVVWLIIVNINDPVVVRSYNVPVTIQNGAYIESGGKTYLVDDEQQMATVILKGNSSVVENRLKDIVAVADLTQIVNMDTTPVMVPITATCDRVPVENITVIPKTMAIQIEDVESKDFTISVNVENDKQGKGYEVGTAEASPEKVTISGPASLIGKIDRVDATVNAADITQDTTVTSSLKVIDKNQDFISDTKMSYLKFDIGEPVVDVHVDLWSVRDEVKLNVNYMGEPAEGYQIGNVSITPSTISVAGTDEALANLAQNGYTIDLPAGAVVVDGQDKDFETKLNLSDYMPDGLRVTNNVKTAIVNMSIIPIGSKQLTLQTKNINVQNLDSNLRVVFDTDKLVIGVKADDITLGALTESAVSMSVDMRDMGSGDYDVPVTIDLPAGCELLEPVETLVHVSKLE
- a CDS encoding ComF family protein; this translates as MKISEWILGCIYPARCVVCDGVIGLKSGNVCPGCVEKLSVMEGFHCGYCGKFIDREEEEYCDDCRRFCHIFDEGYGVFPYSGWVKDSMMRFKFHGRKEYGEFYGRAMAAAGEGRIRRWKPQVIIPVPMYRKKERMRGYNQADVLARNLGKHTELPVRTDLVKRVHETKPQKELTRDMRRKNLAGAFAVENHAGSYSRVLLVDDIYTTGSTADAVASGLKQKGVNSVFVMTACTGHGF
- the cdaA gene encoding diadenylate cyclase CdaA, which translates into the protein MEKYIELLKRYWVNLSLPKSIEVIDIIQILLITVFVYYLMLWVKSTRAYTLLKGLMMVVVFLILAYLLHMDVLIWIFTNLGVVAITALIIIFQPELRRALEQLGEKNMINSLLRFDNTKVEEWKISDTTINELIRAAYDMGEVKTGALIVIENNVILREYEKTGIPLDSVLTSQLLINIFEHNTPLHDGAVIVRHNRVVAATCYLPLSDNLTLNKNLGTRHRAGVGISEVSDALTIIVSEETGNVSYTLGGKIYTGAAPNELREQLYKLQKKNPGDETGRKKWRGRVKNAEKTHK